The Kineococcus radiotolerans SRS30216 = ATCC BAA-149 genomic interval AGCTGCAGTACTCCGCGCCCACCGCCGAGGGCGACGTCGAGGTCCACGCCGGCGACGCCGCCGCGACGGACGCGGACACGGGCAACCGCGCCCAGCGGCGCGCGAACCAGCGCCAGCAGCGCGAGGTCTGACCCCACCGGGCGGGCGGGTCACCCCAGTTCGAGGGCGGTGACCCGCCAGCGCTCCCCGGAGCGGTCGGTGCTGCGGTCGACGCGCAGGGCGACGGCGCGCACGCGGTCGCCGTCCTGCAGCACGCCGCCGACCTCGGCGACGCCGTCCCGGGGGAAGGACACCCGCAGCGACACCACGCGCGCGGGGCGCACGGTCCGGCCGGTGCGGGTGCGCAGCCTCGCCCGCAGGGCCGTCCGGCGCTGCACCCCGGCGTAGATGTCGGCGCTGGACCAGCGCAGCAGCTGCTGGGGCGGTCGCTGCCCGGCGAGGACCTCCAGCATCACCACGAGGTAGCGGCGCGTCCACGCCGTGACCTCGGGCAGTTCCGCCGGGGGCAGCAGCCGCGGGTCGACGAGGACGAGCTCGAGCACCCCCTGGTCGGGGTCGAGGTGGGTCAGGACGGGTCCTTCGGGCCCGAAGGCGTCCTCGCGCTCGTCGACGTAGGGCGGCAGGCCGTAGGGCAGCGGCACCCGCCCCGTGCCCGGGGGTTCGTCGAGCAGAGCGGCGGTGGAGCTGGTCACGCGGGGTCTCCTGGGTCGTGGGTGGTGCGGGGGAGGGGCGGGGGGAGTCAGGTCAGGCGCAGGACCTGACCGGGCAGCAGCAGGTCGGGGTCCTCGCCGATGACGTCGAGGTTGGCGGCGTGGAGGCGCTGCTGCTCGGCCGCGATCTCGCCGGGGTCGGCGCCGGGGCCGCAGCGCGCCGAGGCCAGCGACCAGAGGGTGTCGCCGCGGTGGACGACGACCTCGGACCCGCCGGTGCGGTCGGGGGCCGCGGGGCGGGGGACCGTCGGGATGAGGGGTGCCCAGCCCGGGTCGGGCAGCGCGGCGGGTGCGGCCGCGCCCGGGGCGGCCGGGGCGCTGGCCGCCCAGCCGAGCTCGGGGGCGGCGGTGGCGGCTCCGCGTTCGGCCGCCCCGGCGGACAGGGCCGTCGAACCGAGCAGGACGCCGACGACCAGGGCGACGAGGCGGCGGACGAGCCGGGGCACCCCGGGCAGTTCGCGGGTCCGTCGGCGCGGGTGCCGGCGGGCGCGGACCTCGTCCGCGGTGGCCAGCAGGACCGTGACGGCCAGCCAGGCGAGCAGGAGCGCGCCGGCGGTGGAGCAGCCGGCCACCAGGAGGTCGGGGACGGAGGCCGTCCCGGCGCGGGCGGTGCCCAGCGCCGGTGCGGCGAGGGCGAGCAGCCCGGCCCCGGCCAGTGCGGGCACCCCGGCCAGCAGCAGTCCGACGGCGAGCGTGAGCAGGTGGCGCGAGCAGCGCACGTGGACCGTCCTCCGTGTGGGTGAGCACTCTTGAACCCGTTGGAGGCTCTTCGGTGTCGTTTGGTGTCGTTTGGTGCGCCATGTCTAGCGATCACCTGGGCGCAGAGCCAGCGAGTCGGGGGACATGCGCCCGATCGGGCGGTGCTGCTTGACGGTGGGTGAATCCGGGTGACGCACGGGGGGACGGAGGGTGCCCGGCCCGTAGCGTTGAGCCGTGCGCTGGGACGACCTCTTCGAGGACCTGACGGGTCAGGCCGAGCACGCTGAGCGGCTCCAGCGGGACGAGGAGGTCTTCGACCGCATCCGGCGCGACGAGGCCACGGTGGCGCTGGTGGACCGCGTCCGGGCGGGCGGGGACCTCGTCCTCGTCCTGCGCGACGGTTCCCGCGTCGCCGGCCGGCTCGCCGGGGCCGGCCCGGACTGGTTCCTGCTCCAGGAGGAGTGGGCCCGGCGGCAGGTCCTGGTGCCGGCGGCGGCGGTCAGCGCGGTCCGCGGCGCCCCGGCGCGCAGCGCGGCGCCGTGGGGCCCGGTCGCGGCGCGGCGGACGCTGCTGATGGCCGTCCGGGCCCTGGCCCGGGCGGAGGAGCCGGTGCTCGTGCGCGCGGTCGCCCTCGACGTGCGCGGCAGGATCGGCCGGGTCGGGTCGGACCACCTCGACGTCCTCGTCGAGGTGGGGAGGGGCGCGGGGGAGGGGCCGGTCTCGATCCCCTTCGCGGCGCTGCTCAGCGTCGCCGAGCTGGGCTGAACCCCGGGTGGTCAGGCCTGGTCGGTGAGGTGGTCCTCGCCGGCGAGGACGCTCTCCCGGGTCTGGGCGTACATGCGCTGGATGTAGTCCTCGAGCTCGGACTCCTCGACGCGCCACTGCCCGCGGCCACCGACCTTGATGGCGCGCAGTTCACCCGTCCGGACCAGGGCGTAGGCCTGGGCCGAGGAGATCGCGAGCGTCTCGGCGACGTCCGCGAGCGGGACGAATCGGGCGGGCACGGGGGCTCCTGGGGGCTGGATCGGGGGCAGGGCTGCCCGGTGCCCGCATCCTCGCACGACGTCCGTCCTGCGCATCGGCCGTTCGGGTGGCCTGTGGACGACGGTCCCCGGGCGTCCCCCGGGCACCGCACCATGGCTTCCGACCACCGCACGTCCGCCCGGCCGTGCGCCCGGGAGCGACGGAGGACCAGTGCGGACAGCGGTGCGAGCGGTGCACGGACGGGACGTGCCGCCGGCGACGGCCGCTCGGCGGGTGAGCGCCCCCTCGTGGCGGGACCCGCGGCTGCTGGTGGGCGTCGTGCTGGTGCTGGCCAGCGTCGTCCTCGGCGCCCGGGTGGTCAGCGCCGCGCAGCAGACGGCGAGCGTCTGGGCGTTGTCCCGGGCCGTCGGCGCAGGCCAGCCGGTCACCGCGGCCGACCTGCGCGTCGCCGAGGTGCACCTGGACGCGGGCACGTCGCCGGCCTACGTCCCCGCCTCCGCCGAGCTCGCCCCGGACCTGGTGGCCCTGCGCGGCCTGGCCCCGGGCGAACTCCTCCCGCGGGCGGCGCTCGGCCGCACCGGCGACCTCACCTCCCGTCCGGTGACGGTCCCCGTGACCGGCAACGTCCCGCGCGGGGTGGAGGTCGGCGCCCTGGTGGACGTGTGGGTCGTGCGCCCCGGTGACCCCTCCGGGCTCGCGGACCCCGCCGAACCGGAGCGGGTCGTGGGGGCCGCGGAGGTCTCGGCCGTGGTCACCGGCGGGGGCGGGCTGAGCGCGCGCTCGGGCGCGGACGTCCAGGTGCTCGTCCCCCAGGACGCGATGGCGGCGCTGCTGCAGGCGGGTTCCGACGGCCACGACGTGGTCCTGGTGCCCCTCCCCGGCGCGGGCGCGGCGGCGACCGGGGCGCGCTCGTGACGCTGCCGGTCGCGGTGTCGGTGCCGGGGTCGGCGGAGGCGAGGCTGCTGGCGGGGTGGGAACCGCTGCGCCGGGAGCTGGTGGTGGTGCGCCGCTGCCCGGACGTGGCGGACCTGCTGGCGGCGGCCGGGGCCGGGCTGGTCCGGGCCGTCGTGGTGGGGGCCGACCTGCCCGGCTGCGACAGCGAGACGGTGGAGGCGTTCCGCCGCTGGGGCGTGGCGCTGCTCGTCCTGCTGCCCGAGGGGGCCGGGGGCGAGGCCGCCGAACGGCGGTGGCGGGCGGTCGGCGCGCTGCGCTTCGCCGGCGAGGACCGTCCCGCCGCCGACCTGGCGCGGGAGGTCGCCCTGGCGGTGGAGGCGGTGCGGGCCGAGGACGGCGGGGACGGGGACCCGCGGGGCGGGGCCGCTGAGCCGGCGCCCGGTCCGCTGGGGCCCGCCGTCCCGGGGCGGACGGTCGCGGTCTGGGGACCCCACGGCTCGACGGGGCGCACGACGGTGGCGGTGAACCTCGCCGCGGAGCTCGCCCTGGCCGACCAGGCCGTCCTCCTGCTCGACGCCGACACCCGGGGGGCGGCGGTGGGGCAGGTGCTCGGCCTCCTCGACGAGGCCCCGGGGCTGCTCGCGGCGCTCCGGTCCGCCGCCGACGGCCGGCTCGACGTCGCCGCCCTGCGCCGGCACGCCGCCGCCGTCGCACCGGGGCTGGCGGTCCTCACCGGATCCGGGGACCCCGCGCGCTGGAGCGAGGTCAGACCCGCCGCCTTCCGCCGGGTGCTCGAGGTCGGCGCCGCGGGCCACGATTGGACGGTGGTGGACCTGCCCGGGGGGACCGACGACCTGCCGGACGGGTTCGACGGCGGGCGCGGTCGGGACGCGGTGACGGCGGCGACGCTGGAGGCGGCCGAGGTCGTCATCGTGACGGGGACCGCCGACCCCGTCGGGCTGCAGCGCTTCCTGCGCACCTGGCAGCGGATGCCGGAACTGGCTCCGGACGCGCTCGTGCTCCCCGTGGTGACGCGGGTCCGGGCGTCGGCGGTGGGTGGGTCCGCGGCGCGCCGCACGACGAGCGCGCTCCACCGCCTCGGTGGTGTCGAGGCCCCGGTCCTCCTGCCCGAGGACGAGGCGGCGGACACCGCGCTGCTCGCGGGCCGCACCCTGGCCGAGGTCGCCCCGCGCAGCGGCCTGCGCCGCGCCGTCCGCCGGCTGGCGGAGCACCTGGAGGCGGTCGTGGACCTCCCGGAGGACACCGCGGACCTGTCGGCCGACCCAGGATTTGACCGGCTGCTGGCCCGCCGTTAACGTAGTTGTCA includes:
- a CDS encoding Rv3235 family protein; translated protein: MTSSTAALLDEPPGTGRVPLPYGLPPYVDEREDAFGPEGPVLTHLDPDQGVLELVLVDPRLLPPAELPEVTAWTRRYLVVMLEVLAGQRPPQQLLRWSSADIYAGVQRRTALRARLRTRTGRTVRPARVVSLRVSFPRDGVAEVGGVLQDGDRVRAVALRVDRSTDRSGERWRVTALELG
- a CDS encoding helix-turn-helix transcriptional regulator, whose protein sequence is MPARFVPLADVAETLAISSAQAYALVRTGELRAIKVGGRGQWRVEESELEDYIQRMYAQTRESVLAGEDHLTDQA
- a CDS encoding LysM peptidoglycan-binding domain-containing protein, yielding MRCSRHLLTLAVGLLLAGVPALAGAGLLALAAPALGTARAGTASVPDLLVAGCSTAGALLLAWLAVTVLLATADEVRARRHPRRRTRELPGVPRLVRRLVALVVGVLLGSTALSAGAAERGAATAAPELGWAASAPAAPGAAAPAALPDPGWAPLIPTVPRPAAPDRTGGSEVVVHRGDTLWSLASARCGPGADPGEIAAEQQRLHAANLDVIGEDPDLLLPGQVLRLT
- a CDS encoding AAA family ATPase, yielding MTLPVAVSVPGSAEARLLAGWEPLRRELVVVRRCPDVADLLAAAGAGLVRAVVVGADLPGCDSETVEAFRRWGVALLVLLPEGAGGEAAERRWRAVGALRFAGEDRPAADLAREVALAVEAVRAEDGGDGDPRGGAAEPAPGPLGPAVPGRTVAVWGPHGSTGRTTVAVNLAAELALADQAVLLLDADTRGAAVGQVLGLLDEAPGLLAALRSAADGRLDVAALRRHAAAVAPGLAVLTGSGDPARWSEVRPAAFRRVLEVGAAGHDWTVVDLPGGTDDLPDGFDGGRGRDAVTAATLEAAEVVIVTGTADPVGLQRFLRTWQRMPELAPDALVLPVVTRVRASAVGGSAARRTTSALHRLGGVEAPVLLPEDEAADTALLAGRTLAEVAPRSGLRRAVRRLAEHLEAVVDLPEDTADLSADPGFDRLLARR